ATGGATCTTGCCTGCCTCTACTGCTTCAAGTAAAGCACAACCCGGCTCAGCACGGTGGCGGCAGTCGCGAAAACGGCAGTGGCCGATAAACGGCCGGAACTCAATGAAACCGTCGGTGACCGCCTGTTCATCAAGATGGATCAGGCCAAATTCACGAATACCTGGCGAGTCGATCAATTCACCGTCGATGACTTCATCCGTGCGCATGGTATAAAGCCGTGCCGTTGTCGTTGTATGGGTGCCTTTGCGTGAATCTTCAGACAGGGCCCCGATGCGCAGGGTTTCATCGGGTAGCAGCAGGTCGATCAGCGATGACTTGCCTACGCCGCTTTGGCCGACAAATACCGACGTGCGTCCTTCAAGCTGGCGGCGCAGCGCATCCAGTCCTGAATCTGTCGCGGTCGTCGTGCGCACTACGGTGTAGCCCAAATGGCGGTAGCGCTCCAATAACTGCCCTAACTCGCCACCATCGTCCGGTAGTAAGTCGGTTTTATTGAGCACCAGCACCGGTGCAATACCGGTGGCTTCGGCAGCGACTAAATAACGGTCGATCAAATTGGGATGAGGCGCGGGTTCGACGGCGAAAACGATGAGTATCTGGTCGATATTGGCCGCCACCGGTTTGAGCAAGCCGCGCGCATCAGGACGCTTGAGCACGCTTGCGCGTTCGTCGCGAGCCACCACGACTCCGGAGCCTTCCTGACCTGCCCGCCAGATGACGCGGTCACCGGTTACCAATCCGTCCAGATTGGCACGCAAGTGGCAGCGCACCGGCACACCATCGGCATTGCGCACCTCCAGCGTGCGCCCAAAATGCGCCATCACGCGCCCCGGCTGTTCGGCCCCGTATTCGCCGGCGGCAAGTTTCTCGGCATCCTGTGTATCGCGCTTTTCAGCGCGCTGGGCACGTTCTGACTGAACCTTCTCGACCCGCCAACGCTGTTGACGGCTTAATTTACGTTTGCTCATGACCACCCGATGCTCGGTACAATGGCATCATTGTACCTGTTAACTGACGCAGGGTAACGAATGACCCAACATTATGGAGAGCACGATGAGCGAACAGAATGCACCGCGTGATGACCGGCTGGTCTGGATTGACCTGGAGATGACCGGGTTGGACCCTGATAAGGAGCGCATAATTGAAGTCGCTACCCTGGTCACCGACGCCCACTTGAACCTTGTGGCGGAAGGGCCAGTGATCGCCGTGAAGCAACCCGATAGCCTGCTGGCGCAGATGGATGACTGGAATCAAAAGACCCACGGTGAGTCGGGGTTAGTTGCTAGGGTGAAAGCTAGCAGGGTGGAAACGGCTGAGGCCGAGCAGCAAACCCTCGACTTTCTACGCCAGTACGTGACACCGGGCTCCTCGCCCATGTGCGGCAACAGTATCCATCAGGACCGGCGTTTTCTGGAGCGTGAAATGCCCGCGCTGTGGGCGTTTTTCCACTACCGCAACCTGGATGTATCCACCGTTAAAGAGCTGGCCAAACGCTGGAACCCAGGCGCACTGGCCGGGTTCAAGAAGCAAAACGTCCACTTGGCAATGGACGATATTAAAGAGTCGATTGCCGAGCTTTCTCATTATCGCAACACGTTTTTGCGCCTCGAGACGCAGAGCGATGAAGAGGAATAATTCCCCACTAAAGACTAAGACGCGGCGGTGGCAATGCGAGTTTCGCGCTTGAGGCGCTGCTCTTCAAGTGCCCAGGCAACATGTTCGCGTACCAGTTCGCTTGGAAAGGCTCTGCGCGCCCAGAGTGCGGCCTCAACGGCTTCGCTCCAGGGCGCGTTGCCCAGGCCCACGGCGATATTGCGCAGCCAGCGCTCGTAGCCAATGCGGCGAATGGGGCTGCCAGCCGTCTTGGCGAGAAATTCCTCTTCTCCCCAGGTGAACAGGCGAACAAGCGACGCACGGTCAAGGTCATGGCGCGGCGCAAAGTCTTCCTCCTGGGTGGCGCGGGTAAAGCGAGTGAAGGGGCATACCAGTTGGCAGTCGTCGCAGCCATAAATGCGGTTGCCCATGGCGCGGCGATATTCCACTGGAATGGCGCCGTGCAGCTCAATGGTCAGGTACGAAATGCACTTGCGTGAATCAATGACCTTATCGTCGACGATGGCCCCGGTAGGGCAGGCGGTTCGACAGGCGCTGCAACTGCCGCAGTGCTCTTCTTCAAAGGGGGCATCGACGGGAAGCGGCAAGTCGGTGTACAGCTCACCCAGGAAAAACAGTGAGCCAGCTTTGGGGTTGAGCAGCATGGCGTTTTTGCCGAACCAGCCGAGGCCGGCTTTCTGAGCGAGTGCGCGTTCCATGACCGGTGCCGAATCGACAAAGGCGCGGTAGCCAAACGCACCGACCTCGTGCTCGATCTGTTTCGCCAACTGTGCCAGGCGCTTGCGCATCAGTTTGTGATAGTCCCGCCCAAGTGCATAGCGCGACACATAGGCGCGACGGGGTTGGCCGAGGACCTTGGTGCTTTCTACCTCGGCAGGCAGGTAATCCATGCGCACGCTGATCACCCGCCGTGTGCCGGGTTCCAGTTCGGCCGGGCGGGTACGCTTGGTACCGTGTTTGGCCATAAAGCCCATTTCACCGTGGTACCCTTTGTCCAGCCAGGCGTTGAGGTGCGTTTCGTGGCTGTCCAGCTGGGTGTCGGTAATGCCCACCTGCTGAAAGCCAAGCTCACGCCCCCAGGTTTTAATGAGATCGGCAAGGCCTGCAAGGGTGTCGTCTGAAAGCATGGAGTGCGCCGCTTCGTCGCAAAAAAGAAAAGCCAGAGGAATTGGGTGTTGATACTCAACGGTTAGGCATTAGCCGAGCTATGCTAACGCATTGCCGGGCATCACAACATGCGAAAGGAGAGATCGTGTCTCGCTTAACAACGTCTACGTTACGCCCTCTTTATAAAGCGGCTCAAGTACGCGAGCTGGATCGGCGCACGATTGCCGGGGGAATTGATGGTTTTGCCTTGATGCAGCGTGCGGCATCGAGCGCGTGGCACAGTTTTCGCTCCCGTTGGCCCCAGGCGCGCAGCGTCACGGTGCTGTGCGGGAGCGGCAACAACGGTGGCGATGGCCATGTGCTGGCAGCTCTGGCGATGCAGTCAGGGCTTAAAGTCCAGCGTATTTCGCTAAAGCCGTTGGATGAGCTGAAGGACGATGCCTTTCGTGCCGCGCAACTGGCCAGCCAAGCCGGAGTGAGCTGCGAAGAGTGGCACCCCGCGACGGTGTTGTCTGGCGAAGTGATTGTCGATGCGCTGCTTGGAACCGGCTTGAACGGCGAGGTGTCGGGGCGCTATCAACGAGCTATCGAGCTCATCAACGCAGCGCCTCAGCCGGTCTTGTCGATTGATATTCCGTCGGGGCTGGCAGCAGATACCGGTGCAGTGCTCGGTTTGGCGGTGGAAGCCGCCTGCACCGTAACGTTTATTGGCGACAAGATTGGCCTGCACACCGGTGAAGCCCCGGCGTATACGGGCGAAATCGACTTCCGTCCGCTGAGCGTCAAGGCCCAGGCGTTTTTTGATATTCCACCCACTGCCTGGCGCCTTGATGATGCCATGCTCAGCGAGGCGTTCACACCGCGCTCGCGGACCAGTCATAAAGGCCGTATGGGGCACGTATTGGTGATGGGCGGTGCGCCGGGCTTTGGCGGCGCGGCGTTGCTGGCGTCCCAGGCCGCGGCGCGTTTGGGCGCGGGCAAAGTCAGTCTGGCAACCGCTGCCGAGCATATTACTGCCAGTTTGGTGCGCTGCCCGGAAGTCATGGCCCATGCGGTACGGGGTGGCGCCGAGGCCATTGAACTGCCTCAGCAGGCGGATGCCGTGGTGGTTGGACCAGGGCTTGGTCAGGCCGCTTGGGGGCAGGCCATCCTGCAAAGTGCCTTGCAGGCAACCGTGCCGCTGGTCGTAGATGCCGATGGGTTAACTTTGCTGGCTCGCCACTGGCCAGATTTACGCCGTGATGATTGGGTGCTCACGCCGCATCCAGGTGAGGCAGCCCGTTTACTGGGCTGTTCGGTGGAGGATGTTCAGACTGACCGACCTGCAGCGGCCCAGGCACTTCAGCGCGCGCGGGGTGGCGTGGTGATACTCAAAGGCGCGGGCAGTCTGGTGGCAGGCCCTGGCGGCTTGATGGTATGCCCCTACGGCAACCCTGGCATGGCCAGTGGCGGTATGGGCGATGCGCTCAGTGGGATGCTCGGCGCACTGATTGCCCAGCGCGGCGATGTCGAAACCAGTGCCTGGCTAGGCACCCTGGTGCATGCGTTGGCGGCAGATCGAGCGGCGGCAGCGTTCGGTGAGCGTGGCTTGCTGGCGAGCGATCTGGCATCCTATGCGCGAGAATTAATTAACCCGTGAAGGCAGCCTACATGCAGGTGCAACTGGATAATGAACAAGCTCAGGTAGCCT
This window of the Halomonas sp. SH5A2 genome carries:
- the queG gene encoding tRNA epoxyqueuosine(34) reductase QueG, producing the protein MLSDDTLAGLADLIKTWGRELGFQQVGITDTQLDSHETHLNAWLDKGYHGEMGFMAKHGTKRTRPAELEPGTRRVISVRMDYLPAEVESTKVLGQPRRAYVSRYALGRDYHKLMRKRLAQLAKQIEHEVGAFGYRAFVDSAPVMERALAQKAGLGWFGKNAMLLNPKAGSLFFLGELYTDLPLPVDAPFEEEHCGSCSACRTACPTGAIVDDKVIDSRKCISYLTIELHGAIPVEYRRAMGNRIYGCDDCQLVCPFTRFTRATQEEDFAPRHDLDRASLVRLFTWGEEEFLAKTAGSPIRRIGYERWLRNIAVGLGNAPWSEAVEAALWARRAFPSELVREHVAWALEEQRLKRETRIATAAS
- the rsgA gene encoding small ribosomal subunit biogenesis GTPase RsgA; translation: MSKRKLSRQQRWRVEKVQSERAQRAEKRDTQDAEKLAAGEYGAEQPGRVMAHFGRTLEVRNADGVPVRCHLRANLDGLVTGDRVIWRAGQEGSGVVVARDERASVLKRPDARGLLKPVAANIDQILIVFAVEPAPHPNLIDRYLVAAEATGIAPVLVLNKTDLLPDDGGELGQLLERYRHLGYTVVRTTTATDSGLDALRRQLEGRTSVFVGQSGVGKSSLIDLLLPDETLRIGALSEDSRKGTHTTTTARLYTMRTDEVIDGELIDSPGIREFGLIHLDEQAVTDGFIEFRPFIGHCRFRDCRHRAEPGCALLEAVEAGKIHPERFASYRRIVDSLNAEPIRSRP
- the orn gene encoding oligoribonuclease; the encoded protein is MSEQNAPRDDRLVWIDLEMTGLDPDKERIIEVATLVTDAHLNLVAEGPVIAVKQPDSLLAQMDDWNQKTHGESGLVARVKASRVETAEAEQQTLDFLRQYVTPGSSPMCGNSIHQDRRFLEREMPALWAFFHYRNLDVSTVKELAKRWNPGALAGFKKQNVHLAMDDIKESIAELSHYRNTFLRLETQSDEEE
- a CDS encoding NAD(P)H-hydrate dehydratase, producing MSRLTTSTLRPLYKAAQVRELDRRTIAGGIDGFALMQRAASSAWHSFRSRWPQARSVTVLCGSGNNGGDGHVLAALAMQSGLKVQRISLKPLDELKDDAFRAAQLASQAGVSCEEWHPATVLSGEVIVDALLGTGLNGEVSGRYQRAIELINAAPQPVLSIDIPSGLAADTGAVLGLAVEAACTVTFIGDKIGLHTGEAPAYTGEIDFRPLSVKAQAFFDIPPTAWRLDDAMLSEAFTPRSRTSHKGRMGHVLVMGGAPGFGGAALLASQAAARLGAGKVSLATAAEHITASLVRCPEVMAHAVRGGAEAIELPQQADAVVVGPGLGQAAWGQAILQSALQATVPLVVDADGLTLLARHWPDLRRDDWVLTPHPGEAARLLGCSVEDVQTDRPAAAQALQRARGGVVILKGAGSLVAGPGGLMVCPYGNPGMASGGMGDALSGMLGALIAQRGDVETSAWLGTLVHALAADRAAAAFGERGLLASDLASYARELINP